One Methylosarcina fibrata AML-C10 DNA segment encodes these proteins:
- the pyk gene encoding pyruvate kinase: MLRRTKILATLGPATDKPGVLEGLFDAGIDVVRMNFSHGSAEDHINRANRVRELSRKTGRRVGILGDLQGPKIRIERFKDTKVFINEGQDFALDINIGKLDGDETQVGISYEPLPREVKPGSRLLLDDGRIVLDVVNVEPNLRINCKVAVGGYLSNNKGINLLGGGLSAAALTDKDKEDIKTIAKIGCDFVAVSFPRCAEDLNEARRLLEAEGSHAGIVAKVERAEALEVMDEIILASDVIMVARGDLGVEIGDANLPAVQKHLIKRTRELNRVAITATQMMESMIDNPIPTRAEVLDVANAVYDGTDAIMLSAETASGKYPIKAVEAMHRICVEAEKQPSVRQSDHRIKIQFERVDEAIAMSAMYMANHTKMKGIAALTESGATTLWMSRISSGIPIFALSSQEKTLGKVTLYRGVFPIYFEIQQNYDHFEVNRDVVKELRKWYKAKDGDKFIITKGDLNGVEGGTNALKVIIVGQGMTP; encoded by the coding sequence ATGTTAAGACGAACCAAAATTTTAGCGACCCTGGGACCGGCGACCGATAAACCCGGCGTGCTGGAAGGGTTATTCGACGCCGGCATCGACGTGGTGCGGATGAATTTTTCACACGGTTCCGCGGAAGATCACATCAATCGCGCGAACCGGGTCCGGGAACTGAGCAGGAAAACCGGCCGCCGCGTCGGCATTCTCGGAGACCTGCAAGGCCCCAAGATTCGCATCGAGCGCTTCAAGGACACCAAGGTTTTCATCAACGAAGGTCAGGACTTCGCGCTGGACATCAACATAGGCAAACTGGACGGCGACGAGACGCAGGTCGGCATCAGCTACGAGCCCTTGCCCCGCGAGGTCAAGCCCGGCAGCCGCCTGTTGCTGGATGACGGCCGCATCGTGCTCGACGTGGTGAACGTCGAACCGAACCTGCGCATCAACTGCAAGGTCGCCGTCGGCGGTTATCTGTCCAACAACAAAGGCATCAACCTGCTCGGTGGCGGCTTGTCGGCGGCGGCTTTGACCGACAAGGACAAGGAAGACATCAAGACGATCGCGAAGATCGGCTGCGATTTCGTCGCCGTGTCGTTCCCGCGTTGCGCGGAAGACCTGAACGAAGCGCGCCGCCTGCTCGAGGCCGAAGGCTCCCATGCCGGCATCGTCGCCAAAGTGGAGCGCGCCGAGGCGCTGGAGGTGATGGATGAAATCATTCTGGCTTCCGACGTCATCATGGTCGCCCGCGGCGATTTGGGCGTCGAAATCGGCGACGCCAATCTGCCGGCGGTGCAGAAGCATCTGATCAAGCGGACGAGGGAGCTCAACCGGGTCGCCATTACCGCGACGCAGATGATGGAATCGATGATCGACAATCCGATTCCGACGCGCGCCGAAGTTCTCGACGTCGCCAACGCCGTCTACGACGGCACCGACGCCATCATGCTGTCGGCGGAAACCGCTTCCGGCAAATACCCGATCAAGGCGGTCGAGGCCATGCACCGGATCTGTGTCGAAGCCGAAAAGCAGCCGAGCGTCCGCCAATCGGATCATCGCATCAAAATACAGTTCGAGCGGGTCGACGAAGCGATCGCGATGTCGGCCATGTACATGGCGAATCACACCAAGATGAAGGGCATTGCCGCGCTGACCGAATCCGGCGCGACGACCTTGTGGATGTCCCGGATCAGTTCCGGCATTCCCATTTTCGCCTTGAGCAGCCAGGAAAAAACTCTGGGTAAAGTGACTTTGTACCGCGGTGTTTTCCCGATCTATTTCGAAATTCAACAGAATTACGATCATTTCGAAGTCAACCGCGACGTCGTCAAGGAGCTCAGAAAATGGTACAAAGCCAAAGACGGCGACAAATTCATCATCACCAAAGGCGATCTCAACGGCGTTGAAGGCGGCACCAACGCATTGAAAGTGATCATTGTCGGACAAGGCATGACGCCTTAA